Proteins from a genomic interval of Streptomyces fodineus:
- a CDS encoding sugar-binding transcriptional regulator, with amino-acid sequence MNSSEEIAVSGMSAGRSAMRMGPAELVQAAAMARRFYLEGKSKIQIAEEFGVSRFKVARVLETALERDLVRIEIRVPAELDAERSDALRARYGLRHAVVVESPAEAEETPDPENLGEVAADLLGELVNEGDVLGLAWGRSTIHMAAALDRLPPCTVVQLTGVYDAGTSERGSVEAVRRAAQVSGGDAHPIYAPMLLPDAATAAALRNQTGIARAFEYFDKVTVACVSIGSWEPGISTVHDMLSDEERAHYASLGVAAEMAAHLFDAEGRRIGRDLGERCITVKADQLRRIPEVVAIAGGQRKAAAIDAVLRSGLVTSLVTDTSAADYLMTAGPTPKPTLGRADPDGH; translated from the coding sequence TGGCCCGCCGCTTCTACCTCGAGGGCAAGTCCAAGATCCAGATCGCGGAGGAGTTCGGCGTCAGCCGCTTCAAGGTGGCCCGGGTCCTGGAGACGGCTCTCGAACGGGATCTCGTACGCATCGAGATCCGTGTCCCGGCCGAGCTGGACGCCGAGCGCTCCGACGCGCTCCGCGCCCGCTACGGCCTGAGGCACGCCGTCGTGGTCGAGTCCCCGGCCGAGGCCGAGGAGACGCCCGACCCCGAGAACCTCGGCGAGGTGGCCGCCGATCTGCTCGGCGAGCTCGTCAACGAGGGGGACGTGCTCGGACTGGCCTGGGGCCGGTCCACGATCCACATGGCGGCGGCGCTCGACCGGCTGCCGCCGTGCACGGTGGTGCAGCTGACGGGCGTGTACGACGCCGGGACCTCGGAGCGCGGCTCGGTCGAGGCCGTTCGCCGCGCCGCGCAGGTGTCGGGCGGAGACGCCCACCCCATCTACGCGCCCATGCTGCTGCCGGACGCGGCCACGGCGGCCGCGCTGCGCAACCAGACCGGGATCGCCCGGGCCTTCGAGTACTTCGACAAGGTCACGGTCGCCTGTGTCTCCATCGGCTCCTGGGAGCCGGGCATCTCGACCGTGCACGACATGCTCAGCGACGAGGAGCGGGCGCACTACGCCTCGCTCGGCGTCGCCGCCGAGATGGCCGCGCACCTCTTCGACGCCGAGGGGCGCCGGATCGGGCGGGACCTGGGTGAGCGGTGCATCACGGTCAAGGCCGACCAGCTGCGCCGTATCCCGGAGGTCGTGGCGATCGCCGGCGGTCAGCGCAAGGCGGCCGCGATCGACGCGGTGCTGCGGTCCGGCCTGGTCACCAGCCTGGTCACGGACACCTCCGCCGCGGACTACCTGATGACGGCGGGGCCCACGCCGAAGCCCACGCTCGGCCGGGCGGACCCGGACGGGCACTGA
- a CDS encoding ribonuclease domain-containing protein translates to MPPPIPRRPRNPVRLLAGVLAVVLAVLLAGCSSGSGSGSGSGVGASASVPAWAHGMGTVRQAQLPAEARRTLGLIDKGGPFPYAKDGVVFGNFEGRLPRHQRGYYREYTVRTPGSRDRGARRIVTGQGGEIYYTDDHYNSFRAVLR, encoded by the coding sequence ATGCCGCCCCCCATCCCCAGACGGCCGCGCAATCCGGTCCGCCTGCTCGCGGGGGTGCTGGCCGTCGTCCTCGCCGTTCTGCTCGCGGGATGCTCGTCCGGTTCGGGCTCGGGGTCCGGCTCCGGCGTCGGGGCGAGCGCGTCCGTGCCGGCGTGGGCGCACGGCATGGGCACGGTCAGGCAGGCCCAGTTGCCGGCCGAGGCCCGCAGGACGCTCGGCCTCATCGACAAGGGCGGGCCCTTTCCGTACGCCAAGGACGGCGTCGTATTCGGGAATTTCGAGGGCCGGCTGCCGAGGCACCAGCGCGGCTACTACCGCGAGTACACCGTCAGGACACCCGGCTCGCGCGATCGCGGGGCCCGGCGCATTGTCACCGGCCAGGGCGGGGAGATCTACTACACCGATGATCACTACAACTCGTTCCGGGCGGTACTGAGATGA
- a CDS encoding barstar family protein, protein MSEDLTGRLVVTLDLDGVTDKAGLMDRAARALALPDWFGRNWDALADSLGDHTVWPEGAVEQGLLIVVRGWQPYAEARPGEWRTAQEVFAEAVDRTPALTVVLALGGARLGGSS, encoded by the coding sequence ATGAGCGAAGACCTGACAGGGCGGCTCGTCGTCACCCTGGACCTCGACGGTGTCACCGACAAGGCCGGCCTGATGGACCGCGCCGCCCGGGCCCTGGCGCTGCCCGACTGGTTCGGCCGCAACTGGGACGCGCTGGCCGACTCCCTCGGCGACCACACCGTCTGGCCCGAGGGCGCCGTCGAACAGGGGCTGCTGATCGTCGTCCGGGGCTGGCAGCCGTACGCCGAGGCGCGTCCGGGCGAGTGGCGGACGGCGCAGGAGGTGTTCGCCGAGGCCGTGGACCGGACGCCCGCGCTCACCGTCGTGCTGGCCCTGGGCGGCGCGCGCCTTGGAGGATCCTCCTAG
- a CDS encoding GuaB1 family IMP dehydrogenase-related protein gives MRFLNDIQPAYDLTYDDVFMVPSRSAVGSRQGVDLASPDGTGTTIPLVVANMTAIAGRRMAETVARRGGLVVIPQDIPIDVVTDVVSWVKSRHLVLDTPIVLAPHQTVADALALLPKRAHNAGVVVDEEHRPVGVVTDADLTGVDRFTQLEVVMSKDLLLLDADIDPREAFNTLDHHNRRYAPAVDKDGRLAGILTRKGALRATLYTPAVDANGKLRIAAAVGINGDVAGKAKQLLDAGVDTLVIDTAHGHQESMITAIKLVRALDPQVPIAAGNIVSAEGVKDLIDAGADIIKVGVGPGAMCTTRMMTGVGRPQFSAVLECAAEAKKYGKHVWADGGVRHPRDVAMALAAGASNVMVGSWFSGTYESPGDLQHDANGRAYKESFGMASARAVRNRTSEESAYDRARKALFEEGISTSRMFLDPARPGVEDLIDSIIAGVRSSCTYAGAGSLEEFAEKAIVGIQSAAGYAEGKPLHASWS, from the coding sequence GTGCGTTTCCTCAATGACATCCAGCCCGCGTACGACCTGACGTACGACGACGTGTTCATGGTGCCGAGCCGCTCCGCGGTCGGCTCGCGTCAGGGCGTGGACCTCGCCTCGCCGGACGGCACGGGCACCACCATCCCGCTCGTCGTCGCCAACATGACCGCCATCGCCGGCCGCCGCATGGCCGAGACGGTCGCCCGCCGCGGCGGCCTGGTGGTCATCCCGCAGGACATCCCGATCGACGTCGTCACCGACGTCGTCTCCTGGGTGAAGAGCCGCCACCTGGTGCTCGACACGCCGATCGTGCTGGCCCCGCACCAGACCGTCGCCGACGCCTTGGCGCTGCTGCCCAAGCGTGCTCACAACGCCGGTGTGGTCGTGGACGAGGAGCACCGGCCCGTCGGCGTCGTCACCGACGCGGACCTCACCGGCGTCGACCGTTTCACCCAGCTCGAAGTGGTGATGTCCAAGGACCTGCTGCTCCTCGACGCGGACATCGACCCCCGCGAGGCCTTCAACACCCTGGACCACCACAACCGCCGCTATGCCCCGGCCGTCGACAAGGACGGCAGGCTGGCCGGCATCCTCACCCGCAAGGGCGCCCTGCGGGCCACGCTGTACACCCCGGCCGTGGACGCGAACGGCAAGCTGCGCATCGCCGCCGCCGTCGGCATCAACGGCGATGTCGCGGGCAAGGCCAAGCAGTTGCTCGACGCGGGCGTGGACACGCTCGTCATCGACACCGCGCACGGCCACCAGGAGTCGATGATCACCGCGATCAAGCTGGTGCGCGCGCTCGACCCGCAGGTGCCGATCGCCGCGGGCAACATCGTCTCCGCCGAGGGCGTCAAGGACCTGATCGACGCCGGTGCGGACATCATCAAGGTCGGTGTCGGCCCCGGCGCCATGTGCACCACCCGCATGATGACCGGCGTGGGCCGGCCGCAGTTCTCCGCGGTGCTGGAGTGCGCCGCCGAGGCGAAGAAGTACGGCAAGCACGTGTGGGCCGACGGCGGTGTCCGGCACCCGCGCGACGTGGCCATGGCCCTCGCGGCCGGCGCGTCGAACGTGATGGTCGGCTCCTGGTTCTCGGGCACCTACGAGTCCCCGGGCGACCTCCAGCACGACGCCAACGGCCGCGCGTACAAGGAGTCCTTCGGCATGGCCTCGGCCCGCGCGGTGCGCAACCGTACGTCGGAGGAGTCGGCGTACGACCGTGCCCGCAAGGCGCTGTTCGAGGAGGGCATCTCCACCTCCCGCATGTTCCTCGACCCGGCCCGCCCCGGCGTCGAGGACCTGATCGACTCGATCATCGCGGGCGTCCGCTCCTCCTGCACCTACGCCGGTGCCGGCTCCCTGGAGGAGTTCGCCGAGAAGGCCATCGTCGGCATCCAGAGCGCGGCCGGTTACGCCGAGGGCAAGCCGCTGCACGCCAGCTGGAGCTGA
- a CDS encoding amino acid permease, with protein sequence MLDQGAPPHDRTATTPASPGVAARLMRKKPVERLVAEGGQGEGGSLRRSLGLWQLTMISIGATLGTGIFVVLGEAVPKAGPAVTLSFVIAGLTALFSALSYAELAGTIPVSGSSYSYAYATMGELIAWVCGWCLLLEYGVSVAAVAVGWGEYLNELLDGTIGVTIPTALSAPPGDGGIFNLPALIVVVLAMVFLLGGAKESARANTIMVCVKIGALILFCAIGFAGFKSGNYAHFMPLGMAGVSGAAGTLFFSYIGFDAASTAGEEAKNAQRDLPRAIMLSLVIVTALYVLVAAVAVGAKPWRTFNGSEAALTEIMKNVTGQSFWGTLLAACAVIAIASVVLTVVYGQTRILFAMSRDGLVPKIFSKVHPKTGAPRANTVIVSVFCGVLAAAIPLGQLADATSIGTLFAFALVNIAVVVLRRTRPTMRRTFRVPLSPVLPALGFGFCVWMMGSLSTVTWIVFGVWMAVGLVFYFVYGYRRSRLATGENLAVTAEK encoded by the coding sequence GTGCTCGATCAAGGCGCACCCCCGCACGACCGCACAGCGACCACCCCCGCATCCCCGGGCGTCGCCGCGCGCCTCATGCGGAAGAAGCCCGTGGAACGCCTGGTCGCGGAGGGCGGCCAGGGTGAGGGAGGCTCGCTCAGGCGCTCCCTCGGGCTGTGGCAGCTGACCATGATCAGCATCGGTGCCACCCTGGGCACCGGTATCTTCGTCGTCCTCGGCGAGGCCGTCCCCAAGGCGGGCCCGGCCGTCACCCTGTCCTTCGTGATCGCCGGTCTCACCGCGCTGTTCTCGGCCCTGTCCTACGCCGAGCTGGCGGGCACCATCCCGGTCTCCGGCTCCTCGTACTCGTACGCATACGCAACCATGGGCGAACTGATCGCCTGGGTCTGCGGCTGGTGTCTGCTACTGGAGTACGGCGTCTCGGTGGCCGCCGTGGCCGTCGGCTGGGGCGAGTACCTGAACGAGCTGCTGGACGGCACCATAGGCGTCACCATCCCGACCGCCCTGTCCGCTCCGCCCGGCGACGGCGGCATCTTCAACCTGCCCGCCCTGATCGTCGTGGTCCTCGCGATGGTGTTCCTGCTCGGCGGCGCCAAGGAGTCCGCGCGGGCCAACACCATCATGGTGTGCGTGAAGATCGGCGCGCTGATCCTGTTCTGCGCGATCGGCTTCGCGGGCTTCAAGTCCGGCAACTACGCGCATTTCATGCCGCTCGGCATGGCGGGCGTCAGCGGTGCCGCCGGCACGCTGTTCTTCTCGTACATCGGCTTCGACGCCGCCTCCACCGCCGGTGAGGAGGCGAAGAACGCCCAGCGCGACCTGCCCCGCGCGATCATGCTGTCCCTGGTCATCGTGACCGCCCTGTACGTGCTGGTCGCGGCCGTCGCCGTGGGTGCCAAGCCGTGGCGGACCTTCAACGGCTCCGAGGCCGCGCTCACCGAGATCATGAAGAACGTCACCGGGCAGAGCTTCTGGGGCACCCTGCTGGCCGCCTGTGCCGTCATCGCCATCGCGAGCGTCGTCCTGACCGTGGTCTACGGCCAGACCCGCATCCTGTTCGCCATGTCCCGTGACGGCCTGGTGCCCAAGATCTTCTCCAAGGTCCACCCGAAGACCGGCGCGCCCCGCGCCAACACGGTGATCGTCTCCGTGTTCTGCGGTGTCCTCGCCGCCGCGATCCCGCTGGGTCAGCTGGCGGACGCCACCAGCATCGGCACGCTGTTCGCCTTCGCGCTGGTCAACATCGCGGTCGTGGTGCTGCGCCGGACGCGCCCGACCATGCGGCGCACCTTCCGGGTCCCGCTGTCGCCGGTGCTGCCCGCGCTGGGCTTCGGCTTCTGTGTGTGGATGATGGGCAGCCTGTCGACCGTCACCTGGATCGTGTTCGGTGTCTGGATGGCCGTCGGGCTCGTGTTCTACTTCGTATACGGCTATCGCCGTTCCCGTCTCGCGACCGGTGAGAACCTCGCGGTGACGGCAGAGAAGTGA
- a CDS encoding Lrp/AsnC family transcriptional regulator, whose translation MLNDLDERIVHALAEDARRSYADIGQMVGLSAPAVKRRVDRLRATGAITGFTVRVDPAALGWETEGFVEIYCRRNTSPDTIQRGLERYQEVVAASTVTGDADAIAQVFASDMRHFERVLERIAGEPFVERTKSVLVLSPLLRRFSSGAPG comes from the coding sequence GTGCTGAACGATCTCGACGAACGTATCGTGCACGCCCTCGCCGAGGACGCCCGCCGCTCCTACGCGGACATCGGGCAGATGGTCGGCCTGTCCGCGCCGGCGGTGAAGCGGCGCGTGGACCGGCTGCGGGCTACCGGAGCGATCACCGGGTTCACCGTCCGGGTGGACCCGGCGGCGCTCGGCTGGGAGACCGAGGGGTTCGTCGAGATCTACTGCCGGCGCAACACCTCGCCGGACACCATTCAGCGGGGGCTGGAGCGCTATCAGGAGGTCGTGGCCGCGTCCACCGTCACCGGGGACGCGGACGCGATCGCGCAGGTCTTCGCATCCGACATGCGGCACTTCGAGCGGGTGCTGGAGCGGATCGCCGGGGAGCCGTTCGTGGAGCGGACCAAGTCGGTTCTGGTGCTGTCACCGCTGCTGCGCCGCTTCTCCTCCGGCGCGCCGGGCTAG
- a CDS encoding GntR family transcriptional regulator: MTARHEEIADELRRAIDREEYTVGSRLPSESELATHYGVSRGTVRQAVATLTSEGLIGSRQGARRVVLASRRSQSFEELRSFAQWARAMGREATGHVVTQEYRPATHEDAVRLQLPIGTQVLHVLRLRGLDGEPVLLERTVYADWISPAVESIEPECPSVTQRLYDDTGLVFAYGEHIIDAVACGAQDAELLGVRRTSPLLRVRRVTTTREGRPVEWSDDRYRPDAVSFSVRNSIGNNALARKTAE, from the coding sequence ATGACGGCGCGACACGAGGAGATCGCCGACGAGCTGCGGCGCGCGATCGACCGCGAGGAGTACACCGTCGGCAGCCGCTTGCCCTCGGAGTCGGAACTCGCGACGCACTACGGCGTCTCACGCGGCACGGTCCGCCAGGCCGTCGCGACCCTCACCTCCGAAGGCCTGATCGGCTCCCGTCAGGGCGCCCGCCGCGTCGTCCTCGCCAGCCGCCGCAGCCAGAGCTTCGAGGAACTGCGCAGCTTCGCCCAGTGGGCCCGCGCGATGGGCCGCGAGGCCACCGGCCACGTCGTGACGCAGGAGTACCGCCCGGCCACCCACGAGGACGCCGTGCGCCTCCAACTCCCCATCGGCACCCAGGTGTTGCACGTGCTTCGGCTGCGTGGCCTGGACGGCGAGCCGGTACTGCTGGAACGGACCGTGTACGCCGACTGGATCTCCCCGGCGGTGGAGTCGATCGAGCCGGAGTGCCCCTCGGTCACGCAGCGGCTGTACGACGACACCGGCCTGGTCTTCGCGTACGGAGAGCACATCATCGACGCGGTCGCCTGCGGCGCGCAGGACGCCGAGTTGCTGGGGGTTCGCCGTACGAGTCCGCTGCTGCGGGTGCGGCGGGTCACGACGACCCGGGAGGGGCGCCCGGTGGAGTGGTCGGACGACCGGTACCGTCCGGACGCCGTGAGCTTCAGCGTGCGCAATTCGATCGGGAACAACGCGCTGGCGCGAAAGACAGCGGAATAG